In Nostocoides sp. HKS02, the DNA window GATCCAGCGCATGACGATGCCTCCGTGCACGTTGCCTCCCCAGTTGACGTCCGTCGGCGCGGCCAGAAACCGCAGCGTCACGTTCGGGGCGGTGCCGGCGTCGGAGTACGTCTGGGCCGCCATCGCGGTCTCGATCTTGGCCCGCAACGCGATTCGTCGCACGGCGCTTGCCTGCCGCTCCCGGTCACGGTCGTCCAGCGGCTCCCAGACGGGGACCGCCACGGAGCGACGGTCCGCATCGATCGCCACGAACACCATGAGGCATTCCGTGGCCGGCTGGAGGGCGCCGTCACGCGGGTCGCCGGAGCTGACCGAGACCAGGATGTGCATGCTGCTACGCCCGGTGTGGACCAGGCTGGCCGTCGCCTCCACCAGATGCCCCACGCCCACGGGCTTGGTGAAGCGAACGTTCCCCACGTATGCCGTGACGCAGTAGGTGCCGCCCCACCCGACCGCTGCCGCGTAGCCGGCCTTGTCGATCCACTCCAGCACCCGCCCAGCAGAGACGTTGCCCGAATAGCCCGCGTCCGTGGGCGCGGCGAGGAACCGCAGCGTGACTGAACGGGCAGGAGCCACGCGACCGTTATACCGCCCAGCCAGTCGGGTCTGCACGATCGTCCGAGAGTGCTTGACCGGGCGCTGTGAGCGACGTCCTCAGTACCGAGGGGCCGAGGCGACCGACCGACTCTTCTCATCGGCCCAGAACGGGCATATCGTGGTGCCGCTGCCCCGGACCCGGTCGCGTACCTCCGGGGCACCGTCGCATAGCCCAGGGGTGCGAAGCCCCTGGCGCAGGTCACCGAGCGCACCCCCTCCCGCCATTCCCTCCTCGAGCAGCGAGGGGGTGCGCTCAACCCGGTCCTGCTCAGGTGATATTCACGGGGGTGCCCAGGGGCAGGACCCTGGCCAGGGTGGTGATGTCGCCGTTGCTGAGTCGGATGCAGCCGTGGCTGCTGGAATGGCCGATGCTGTTGGCGTCGCTCGTGCCGTGAAGTCCGATCTGACCAGGACCGCCGCCGAAGGACGTCAGGACGGTGGAGAAGGCCGACAGGCCGTAGGCATACGGCCCGTAACCAGGGTTGGTGGGGGCGAGGAGCTCGGTCAGGAAGAACGTTCCCAGCGGGGTGGGGGTCCCCCCGGTACCCGTGGCGGCGGCGAAGGTCGCCACGAGTCGCCCCGACCGATACAGGGTGAGCCGGTGGGCGGCGGTGGAGATCTCGACACGATAGGTAACCCGCGCGGTCCGCACCTCGCTCCCGCGCACCCAACCCGTGCTGCCGTTCGGTCGGACCGGCAGGGACACCTGCAACCAGGGTCCGTCCTGCCGGGTGACCAGCAGCGTCAGCGGTGCCCCCGCAGGCTGGGGGTTGGCGAGGTTCCGGATCACCGGACCGTCCGGGGCTGAATGGATGTGGAGGGTGCGCCCGACGGCGGTGGCCGAGACCGATGAGGTAGCTGACGGCGCGGCGCCTGCCCCTGTCGTGGCCGGCGTGGCTGTCGTGGCTGTCGCGGCTGGCAGTGAGGAGGCAGGCCCTTGCACCACGTGCGGAGGAGCCGAGGCGCAGCCCGCCAGGACGATCGCCAAGACCGCCGCGAGCAGGAGGCCGCACAGTCGTTGCCCTGGGATGACCTGCCCCTCTCGTCGAGGTCCTACTTCAGTGGGCCACTAGCCCTGCCGTGAGGAGTGCCGTGGACCCCGGCGCAGGCCAAGGGTCCACCCGCGGACTACCCGGTGAAACGAGCAGCCGCCTTCACGGCGACTGCCGGCCCTGCCGCTCCGCCCACATCGGCGCCGGTGCGGGTTCCAGCCATGCCGCCCATGGTTGCGCTGGTGCCCGAGCCGCCTGTCCCGGTCGTGCCGGACCCGCCTGACGTGCCGCTGGGTGTCGGGGTTCCCGAGGTGGTCGAGCACAGCGGCCGCGTGATCGTGTTGTCGTCCAGGGTCACCGCGCCGGTGCTGGCCAGCAGCCGGCCCGCAATGGTGGCGCCAGTGTTTGCGGTGATCGAGGTATGAGCAAGAACGGTGCCGATGAAGACGGAGTTCGTCCCCAGGGTCGTGGAGCTACCGACCTTGAAGTAGACGTTGCACGGACTGGCGCCGTTGGTCAGCACCATGGCGCTGGCTGATGCCGTGATCAGGGTGCTGGCCGACTGAAAGACGAAGACGGCGTTCGGGTTGCCCTGCGCATTGAGCGTGAGCGCGCCGGTCAGGGACAGCGTCGTACCCGTGTACACGCCCGGCACCACCGTGCGACCTCCCAGATCCGCGGTCACGGCCGAGGTGGTGCTGCGTCCGGCGGCGTCGTTGTAGGCGGTCGTGAGGTCAGTCTTGGCCCGCAGAGCGACTGCGTCCGCCGAGTGGATGGTGCCGTTGAACACCAATCCCGGGGGAAAGCCGGTCACCGCAGTCCCAGGGCTGACCCCGGCGCTGCCGCTGATCCGAGACGCGCCCGTGTTCGTGATCGTCGATCCGGCCAGCACGGCGAAACTGCCCGCGGTGCCGAGACCCACCGGAGCCGTAGCTGCGTCGGCGGGGCGTGCCGCCCCGAACCCGACCACGAGAGCAACGGCCACCCCGCTGGCAACAGCCAGTGACCGACGGCTGCGCCACAGCGGCATGCCGCTGCCGTGCGTGGGGAAGGAGCCAGAGACGGGGATGGAGATGCAACGTGCGGCCACGGTGGGCACCCTAACGACAGGAAATGCTACGGGCGGCCATACCAGTTGAGGGGCGCTGCCCGCGCGTACTTCCCCGCTGTCTCTCAGTGGTCAGGGTCGCCCGCTTTGTACGGTTTGTCAAGGGAAGTGTCGACTTGCGACGACTTGTCGAGCAAGGCCCGTCAGGCCGGGCGTCCCGGACCCCTCGGGACCCGCGAGGCACGTTCCGCAACGCCTTCGTCGTCCGGGTCCTTGGCTCAGCCGCCGGCCCCAGCCAGAGCCCGAGAACGACCCGCGCTCAGGCGGGCAGTCGGCTCTGCATCCGCTGCTCGAGATCGTGCATCACGATCGCGGCGAGGTCTTCGAGCGTCGTGAGGTCCTCGTGGCTCATGGTTCGTGGCTCGCGGTCGATGATGCACAGCGTGCCCAGGTTGTAGCCGTCCCTGGTGTGCAGCGGGATGCCGGCGTAGAACTGCAGGCCCAGCTCCCCTGCTACCAACGGGTTGGACAGGGCACGCGAGTCCAGCCGGGCATCTTCGATGATCCACGGCTCGTCCTGGAGGATCGCCGACGCGCACAGACCGGGCTCGCGGTCCACCTGGGCGACCTCCAACCCGTGGTGGGACTTGAACCAGATGCGGTCGCGGTCGACCACGCTGACGATCGCGATGGGCACCGAGAACAGCCGCGAGGCCAGGGCGGTGATCCGGTCGAACGCACCGTCCGCGGGCGTATCGAGGATCTGGTAGCGGTGAACGGCCTCCAGCCTGGCAGCCTCGTCAGGGGGCATGACCGATGAGGTCCCCGTATGCCGCGTCTTCTGCGCGACGATGATCTCCGTCAGGGCGCGCGCCGAGTCCGCAGCGGTTGGCCGGGAACCGGGGTCGGTTGCGGTCATGACTGTGAGGAGCTCCAGCCATTGCGGGTCGAGGCTGGCGGGGATGTCGGGCCCGTGCAACAGCCGCGCCAGGGCGCTGGGCAGCGGGTCGCCGGGGAAGGACTTCACCCCGGTGAGGCATTCGAGCAGCACCAGGCCGAGGGAGTAGATGTCGCTGGCCGGTCCGAGCGGTTCGCCCTTGGCTTGCTCGGGACTCACGTAGGCCGCGGTGCCGATGAAGGATCCGTTGCCGCCGGACAACGGGGCCTCCATGAGCACGGCGATGCCGAAGTCCGTGAGCTTGGCCCGGACCCTGGCCGCGTCATGGCCGTAGTCGAACATCATGATGTTGGCCGGCTTGACGTCGCGGTGGACCACGCCGTGGTCGTGGACGTAGGTCAGTGCCTTGGCCAGGTCACTACCGATCTGCGCCACGTCCAGCGATCGCAGCGGCCCTTGGGCGAGGCGGTCACGCAGGTCGGGCCCGTCGATGAGCTCCATCACCAGGTAGATGCGCGGCCGATGGTCGTCGGACACGTCGGCACCCGCGTCGAACAACGTGACCAGGCCGTGGTGGTTCAGTCGCGCGAGGAGCTTGACCTCGTCCTCGTCGCGGCGCAGGTCATCGGCGTTCACGACGGGGGGCTCGATGAGCTTGACGGCGACGTCACGGCCGAGGAACTCATCCCGTGCTCGGTGGACGGTGCCCACCGAGCCTCGCCCAAGCTCATCGAGGAGTCGATAACGGCCGCCGAGGAGCGTGCTCCCAGTACCGTTGGCTGAACCGTCCGACACGTGCATCCGCTCTCTCAAATTACGAGAAAGAGTACGCCAGCCGCGGCCGGCTCAGGGAATCGGCCTCAGATCGACGGGTTCGATCAGGCCACTCGCCGCCGCGGAGGTTTGGCAGGAGGATCAGCCCATGGAAACACCTCCGATTGTCTCCCCGCAGGAGTGGCACGAGGCCTGGGAGCGCATGCTGGTGAAGGAGAAGGAGCTCACCCGGGCGCGCGACGCCCTGGCTGCGCACCGGCGGCGCATGCCATGGATGGCGGTCGACAAGGCCTACCGTTTTGCAGGGCCGAACGGATCGGCACGCCTTCTCGACCTGTTCGAGTCCCGCCGCCAGCTGATCGTCTACCGCGCCTTCTATGCGCCGGACATCACCACCTTGGCTGAGGGTGGCTCCTACCCGGACCGTGCCTGCGTCGGGTGCTCGTTCGTGGCCGACCAGGTAGCGCACCCGGCGCATCTGAATGCTCGCGATACCACCTTGGCGTTCGTCTCGCGGGCCCCCCAGGCGGACATCGCTCACCTGAAGGCGCGCAACGGGTGGGAGCTCATCCCGTGGTACACCCTGACCGACGACTTCGACACCGACTTTGGGGTCGACGAGTGGCACGGCACGAATGCCTTCATCCGCGACGGGGACCGGGTGTTCCGCACGTACTTCGTCAACAGTCGTGGTGACGAGGCGATGGGCAGCACGTGGAGCTATCTCGACCTCTCCGCGCTCGGGCGCCAGGAGACGTGGGAGCGCTCGCCGGACGGCTACCCCCAGACCCCGCCCTACCAGTGGTGGAACTATCACGATGCGTACGGGCACGGGGCGTGACGGACCACCACCTCAGGTCCTCATCGCTCTAGGAGGTCGACAGGTCGTTCGAGTGCGCGCCCAGCTGCGCCGCAATCGCCCGGCGTGGTGGATCGGGCCGCCCTGACCTGCAGGGCTCATGGGTGGCGAGCAGGCCCTGGACGCGGCTCAGGAGGGCTCGGGGGCTGAACGGCTTGACCAGGTAGTCGGTCGCCCCGGCCGCGAGTCCTGCGTCCACATCACTGTCTCGCGACCTTGCGCTGAGCAAGACGACGGGCACGGCGTTGGTGTGGGCGTCGGGATGTTCGCGGATCCGTCGGAGCACGTCCATGCCGGACAGGCCGGGCATCTGCACGTCCAGCACGACCACGTTCGGCGGGTCGGCCTGGAACGAGTCCCACGCTGCGGCGCCGTCTCCCACGGCGTGGACCGCATACCCCGCACCGGTGAGCTTGAAGTGCACCAGGTCGCGAATGTCGGCGTCGTCGTCGGCCAGCAGCACGCGGACCGGGCTGAACGCGCTCATGGTCGATTGGCCTCCGATGTGGTCGATTGGTGAGAAACGTACGTGAGCGCGCGCGTGCGGGTGGACGCCTCGCCGAAACGTGGTCCAAACGGGGGATGCCCGCCTCGACCGCAGGAGGTGGATTGGTGCGCACCACGCGGCGACTGGGTGGGGCCAGTAGCCTTGTGCACGCCGACAACGCCGACAGCGTCGAGGTAGCCGACAGAGGAATGAGACCGATGAACGGGTGCGCGAGACCAGTGCGGTCACGTCGGTGAGTGACACCGCGGCGCGCCTGCGACGCCTCGTCGACGCCGAGCCACCCCTGGTCGAGGACCACGGCCTCGCCGGTCGGCTGGATCGGATCTGTCGCGCCGCGGTCCGGGTTCTGCCCGCCGACGGGGCGGGCGTCACGATCATGGACGGGGATGCGCGCCCGGCTGGCCCGATTGCCGCCTCCAGTCCCCGATTTCGTCGGTTGGAGGAGATCCAGTTCACGCTGGGGGAGGGACCGTGTGTCGAGGCGTCCGCGGCGCGGAGCCCGGTCCTCGAGGAGAGCCTCGCGACCAGCGGTGGGCGCCGCTGGCCCGGATATGCCGCGGCAGCCCAGGAGCAAGGCGTGGCGGCCGTGTTCGCCTTTCCGATCCAGGTCGGTGCGGCCAGGCTCGGCGCGCTGGACCTGTACCGGAACGAGGAAGGGTCGTTGAGCCCAGCGGCGGTGGCGGACGCGCTGGGGTTGGCGAGCATCTGCCTGAACACCCTGCTGAGCGCGCAGGAGGTTGCGACCGACGGGGACGCGACCACCGTGCTGGGCGACCCGTTGCGCCACAGCGCAGTGGTCTTTCAAGCTCAGGGCGTGGTGATGATGCAGCTGGGGGTGCCGTTGGCCGAGGCGATGTTGCGGCTTCGAGCCCACGCATACTCCCAGGGCCGGGCCCTCGGCGAGGTCGCCCGCGATGTCGTCGCCGGTACGCTGGTCCTCGCCCGAGACGACCTGTGAGCACGAGCCTGGCCCGTCGCCGAGACCGGGTCGACGGGAGAGCATCATGACCACCA includes these proteins:
- a CDS encoding acyl-CoA thioesterase, with protein sequence MAPARSVTLRFLAAPTDAGYSGNVSAGRVLEWIDKAGYAAAVGWGGTYCVTAYVGNVRFTKPVGVGHLVEATASLVHTGRSSMHILVSVSSGDPRDGALQPATECLMVFVAIDADRRSVAVPVWEPLDDRDRERQASAVRRIALRAKIETAMAAQTYSDAGTAPNVTLRFLAAPTDVNWGGNVHGGIVMRWIDEAAHILATQWTKSADNVAVFVGGVRFYRPLHIGHLVEVEARLLHTGARSMHVSVHVRSGDPATGVLEQTTHCLIVFVARDEEGHAKAVPGWQPSSPEDVALNDHAVELIGLRSQIPRT
- a CDS encoding L,D-transpeptidase, which produces MIRNLANPQPAGAPLTLLVTRQDGPWLQVSLPVRPNGSTGWVRGSEVRTARVTYRVEISTAAHRLTLYRSGRLVATFAAATGTGGTPTPLGTFFLTELLAPTNPGYGPYAYGLSAFSTVLTSFGGGPGQIGLHGTSDANSIGHSSSHGCIRLSNGDITTLARVLPLGTPVNIT
- a CDS encoding ice-binding family protein, which encodes MAARCISIPVSGSFPTHGSGMPLWRSRRSLAVASGVAVALVVGFGAARPADAATAPVGLGTAGSFAVLAGSTITNTGASRISGSAGVSPGTAVTGFPPGLVFNGTIHSADAVALRAKTDLTTAYNDAAGRSTTSAVTADLGGRTVVPGVYTGTTLSLTGALTLNAQGNPNAVFVFQSASTLITASASAMVLTNGASPCNVYFKVGSSTTLGTNSVFIGTVLAHTSITANTGATIAGRLLASTGAVTLDDNTITRPLCSTTSGTPTPSGTSGGSGTTGTGGSGTSATMGGMAGTRTGADVGGAAGPAVAVKAAARFTG
- a CDS encoding GAF domain-containing serine/threonine-protein kinase — translated: MGTVHRARDEFLGRDVAVKLIEPPVVNADDLRRDEDEVKLLARLNHHGLVTLFDAGADVSDDHRPRIYLVMELIDGPDLRDRLAQGPLRSLDVAQIGSDLAKALTYVHDHGVVHRDVKPANIMMFDYGHDAARVRAKLTDFGIAVLMEAPLSGGNGSFIGTAAYVSPEQAKGEPLGPASDIYSLGLVLLECLTGVKSFPGDPLPSALARLLHGPDIPASLDPQWLELLTVMTATDPGSRPTAADSARALTEIIVAQKTRHTGTSSVMPPDEAARLEAVHRYQILDTPADGAFDRITALASRLFSVPIAIVSVVDRDRIWFKSHHGLEVAQVDREPGLCASAILQDEPWIIEDARLDSRALSNPLVAGELGLQFYAGIPLHTRDGYNLGTLCIIDREPRTMSHEDLTTLEDLAAIVMHDLEQRMQSRLPA
- a CDS encoding DUF899 domain-containing protein, translated to METPPIVSPQEWHEAWERMLVKEKELTRARDALAAHRRRMPWMAVDKAYRFAGPNGSARLLDLFESRRQLIVYRAFYAPDITTLAEGGSYPDRACVGCSFVADQVAHPAHLNARDTTLAFVSRAPQADIAHLKARNGWELIPWYTLTDDFDTDFGVDEWHGTNAFIRDGDRVFRTYFVNSRGDEAMGSTWSYLDLSALGRQETWERSPDGYPQTPPYQWWNYHDAYGHGA
- a CDS encoding response regulator transcription factor; the protein is MSAFSPVRVLLADDDADIRDLVHFKLTGAGYAVHAVGDGAAAWDSFQADPPNVVVLDVQMPGLSGMDVLRRIREHPDAHTNAVPVVLLSARSRDSDVDAGLAAGATDYLVKPFSPRALLSRVQGLLATHEPCRSGRPDPPRRAIAAQLGAHSNDLSTS
- a CDS encoding GAF and ANTAR domain-containing protein, with the protein product MSDTAARLRRLVDAEPPLVEDHGLAGRLDRICRAAVRVLPADGAGVTIMDGDARPAGPIAASSPRFRRLEEIQFTLGEGPCVEASAARSPVLEESLATSGGRRWPGYAAAAQEQGVAAVFAFPIQVGAARLGALDLYRNEEGSLSPAAVADALGLASICLNTLLSAQEVATDGDATTVLGDPLRHSAVVFQAQGVVMMQLGVPLAEAMLRLRAHAYSQGRALGEVARDVVAGTLVLARDDL